Genomic window (Chondrocystis sp. NIES-4102):
GCAGTAGAATTTTTAGGTGGTACACAAAAACCAGTTGCAATTCAAACTTTTCCTCGACCAATTCAGCGACAAGTACCTATATGGATTACTTGTGGGACGGATGAAACTTTTAGGCGTGCAGGGGAAATTGGGGCAAATGTTTTAACTTCTTTGTTGTATGAAACTTGCGATAATTTAGCAAGGCAAATAGCCATCTATCGAGATTCTTTAGCAGAACATGGTTATCACCCTAGGGAGGGAAAAGTAGCTTTAATGCTGCATACTTTTATTGGGGATGAGCAAGAATTGATTAGAAGGCAAGTTAAAGAACCATTTTGTAATTATATAAAAACCCATTTTGGTTTAGTAGAAAGGTTGGCAAGGCAAATAGATTTTGAGGTAGATCCTGAAAGTTTTAATGAGAGCGATCGCGCCAGTTTATTTGATTTTGCTTTTGAACGTTATTTGAGGGGGCGAGTGATGATTGGCACGCCAGAAACTTGTAATCAGACGATTGCATCTATGGAAAAGATTGGGGTAGATGAAATTGCTTGTTTGATTGATTTTGGCTTGGATTTTGAGTTAGTTATGGCAAGTTTGGTCAAGCTGGAAAAGATTAAAGCAGCATGGAGTGGGTATTCTGCTTTGAGTTATTTTTAAGGGAATTAGAATGAGTAATATCTCCACATTTCAAGAAGTTTTAGCAACAGCCTCACCTGAAACTCAGGAATTTTATCAGTATTTACTGGAGCAAGATTGTTCTTTAAGTAAAAAAGAAAGGATTGTTTTAGGGGTAAAAGGTAATTATTATGCCTGGAAAAATAGAGCCTATTGGCAAGGGTTTGATCAGGTAAATAGTTACTGTAGTTTTATTGGTTGTGGTCGCACGGGTCATAGTTTAATTGGTTCAGTAATTGATGCCCATCCAGATATGGTGATGTCTGATGAATTAAACGTGATGACTTTAATTGAAAATGGGTTTAGTAAGAGACAAATTTATGCCTTAATTATTGCCCAATCCCAAAAGCAAGCGAAAACTGGGCGAGAAGTTACAGGATATTCTTATTTAGTACCTAATCAATGGCAAGGTAGGTTTAGGAAGTTAAAAGTAATTGGGGATAAATTTTCTACTACTACTACTGCGATTATGCAGCAAAAACCTCACCTTTTAAAGCAGTTAAATCGGCAATTTCAAACTGATATAAAGTTTATTCATGTAACTAGAAATCCCTTTGATATTATTAAAACTTTTACTACAAGAGAAGGGATAGAATTAAAAACTGCTATTCAACTATACTATTTAGCTGCATCTGCGATCGCTGAAGTAAAAGAGCAGATTAATCATGATAATTTATTGGAATTTTCCCACGAGGCTTTTATTGCTCATCCCTCGGCATATCTTACTATGATTTGTGATTTTTTAGGCGTAGAAAGTACCCCTGAGTATTTAGCAGCTTGCAGCAGTATTGTATATCAAACCCCCCATAAAAGTCGTTATGAAATTGATTGGGATATGGCATCAATTGATTTAATTGATCAGATGATTAATAAATTTTCCTTTCTTAAAAACTATTCCTTTTAAAGATGAGTAATATATCAGAAAGAATTGCAGCACTCTCTTTAGAACAAAGAAAATTATTAGAGTTGCGTTTAAAGCAAAAACAAACTTTATCTATTCCTGCAGCAACGGCATCGGCTACTTTTCCTTTATCTTCGATGCAGCAGGGTTTATGGTTGGCAAATCAATTATACCCAGACTTGCCTTTATATAATGAGTCGAGTTTATTTAAGCTTACAGGGATAGTTAAGATTGACACTATTGTTAAAAGTATTAATAAAATAGTTGCTCGTCATGATATTTTACGTACAACTTTTGAAGTAGATGGGGAAAAAGTAACCCAGGTTATTAAACCGCATTTAGATATTTCTCTGACTATAATAGATAATATAGAATCGAACTCAACAGAAATTCAAAACTCGATTAATTATTATGCAGCTTTACCTTTTGATTTAAAAGAATTACCTCTATTAAGATGTATTATTTTTAAGTTATCTCAACAGGAACACTTACTCTTAATTACCATGCACCACCTAATATCTGATGGTTGGTCTTGGGGGGTTTTTTGTCAGGAATTGGCAGCTTTCTATCAAGGTTTAAGTTTACCTGATTTAGCAATTCAATATGGTAATTTTACCCTATGGCAGCAACAAAATTTACCCAATAAAATTACATCTCAGTTAAACTATTGGCTACAAAAGTTAAAAGCTGCCCCAACTATTTTAGAATTAGCAACAGATTATCTTCGTCCTCTTAATCCTAGTTTTAAGGGGAAGCGAGAAACCTTTATTATTTCTAAATCCCTAACAAAACAGTTAAAAGTACTAGGCAAAGAAGCCCAGGTAACAACTTTTATGTTATTATTGGCTGCCTTTAAAACTTTACTTTATCGTTATACTCAACAAACAGATATTATAGTTGGTACTCCCATTGCTAACCGCGATCGCTTGGAATTTGAAGGTTTAATTGGCTGTTTTATTAATACTTTGGTTTTAAGAAGTGATTTGGGTGGTGATCCGAGTTTTCGCGACTTATTACAACAAATAAAAACTACTACCCTCGAAGCTTATCAACATCAGGATCTACCTTTAGAGGAATTATTAAAAGCCTTAAAAATAGAGCGATTACCAGGTATTAATCCTTTATTTCAAGTGATGTTTGTTTATCAGCCAGCACCTTTACTTGATTTTACTTTACCAGATTTAACTATTACTTCTTTACCCCTAGATAATGGTATTGCTAAATTCGATCTCACTCTCTATATTGAAGATACTCAAGATGAATTACTGGGTTTTTTAGAATATAGCAGCGATTTATTTACTGCAGAAACCATTACTCGGATGTTGGCAAACTTCCAAACTTTGTTAACAGCAATTGTTAGTCATCCTGATGATCATATTTCTTCCCTCCCTCTATTAACCCCCGCAGAAAAAAACAAACTTCTGGTTGAATGGAATAATACCCAAGCAAGTTATCCCTTAGATATTTGTCTACATCAATTATTTGAGCAACAAGTAACTAAAACTCCCGATGCTGTCGCCGTAATATTTGAAACCCAAATTACCTATACTCAATTAAATCAGCAAGCAAATAAATTAGCCCACTACCTACAACACTTGGGTGTAGAAAAAGATGTTTTAGTCGGTATTTGTTTAGAGCGATCGCTTTATATGGTGGTGGGACTTTTAGCTATCCTCAAAGCAGGTGGTGCTTATGTACCTATCGATCCTAGTTATCCTAAAACACGAAGAGACTTGATTATCCTTGATGCAGGGTTGCAGATAATTCTGACGCAACAACATCTACGCTCAAGTTTATCAAATCATACAGCACAATTAATTTGTTTAGATACAGAGTGGGACAAGGATCATCCTTTATCGAACCAAGACAGCCCGATCAGTAATTCCACCCCAGACTCCCTGGCTTATGTGATCTATACCTCTGGATCTACAGGTACACCTAAAGGGGCGATGAATACCCATCGAGGTATTTGTAACCGTCTTCAATGGATGCAGGAAACCTATCAGTTAACCCCCGACGATGCAGTATTGCAGAAAACCCCTTTTAGTTTTGATGTTTCAGTTTGGGAATTCTTCTGGACTTTGATTACGGGCGCACGTTTAATTATTGCTGTGCCTGGAGGACATTTAGATAGCAGGTATCTAGTCAAGACAATATCCCATCATAACATCACTATTATACATTTTGTGCCTTCAATGTTGCAAGTCTTTTTAGAAGATCCAGAAATAGCAACTTTAACTTCCTTAAGACAGGTTATTTGTAGCGGAGAAGCCTTACCAGTCAGTTTACAAACCAAATTCTTTACCCAACTGTCAGCCAAACTAGATAACCTTTATGGCCCAACTGAAGCAGCGATCGATGTTACCTATTGGCAATGTCAACCAGATAGTAATTTAACCACAGTCCCTATTGGTCGTCCCATTGCGAATACACAAATATATATCCTAGATAAACACCTGCAACCTTTACCCATTGGCGTAACTGGGGAATTATATATAGCTGGGGTGGGTGTCGCTCGTGGATATTTAAATCGTCCTCAATTAAGTTGCGAGAAATTTATTCAAGTCCCAGGTAAATTTGTTTCCCCCTTATATAAAACAGGAGATTTAGCCCGATACCTTAGCGATGGCAATATTGAGTATCGAGGGCGTATAGATAACCAGATAAAGCTACGAGGCTTTCGCATTGAGTTGGGGGAAATAGAAGCGGTACTTAGTAATTATCCTGGGGTAAGAGAAGCGGTGGTGATAGTTAAGGAATTATCCCAATCATTAATTGCCTATCTTGTACTCGCTCACCCTAAGACAACAATTGAAAAGATACGTTGCCAGCTTAAACAGCAGCTACCAGAATACATGATTCCTAATGCTTTTGTGGTATTAGAGGCTTTACCTTTAACTAGTAATGGGAAGGTTAACCGTCTGGCGTTAGGGGATCTAGATTTAGAAGTAAGTAGTTATTTAGCACCTAGTACACCTGTACAAGAAATCCTCACAGGAATTTGGAGTGTAATTTTAAATGTAGAGGGAGTAGGCATTGAAGATAACTTTTTTGAATTGGGAGGGCATTCTTTATTAGCAACTCAAGTAATTTCTCAAGTTAGGCAGATTTGGGGTGTGGAGATAGCTTTAAAAGAGATCTTTAGCGCGCCTACAATTGCGCAGTTTTCTTTATTAATTGAAAATGCTAGAAATAGTTGGCAACACTTACCTATAAAAGCCTCTAATAGGGATAGAAATATACCCCTTTCCTTTGCACAACAAAGATTATGGTTTCTCCAACAATTAGAGCCTGATTCTATTGCGTATAATGGCTCAAATTTAATTTTAATCACAGGGCTACTCAATGTGGAGGCTCTGGAAAAAAGTATTAATGAAATTGCCAGAAGACATGAAATATTGCGGACAAGTTTTATCTTTAGAGATAATCAAGCTGTGCAGGAAATAGCGGAGGAATTATTCATCCCGTTAGAAATTATCGATCTAGAGAATTTATCTAAGATAGAGCAACAAACAGCAATAAAAAGAATAATAGCAGCCAGTAGTAATCAGCCATTTAAACTTACCCAAGCCCCCTTATTTAGAGTAAGTTTAATTAAGTTAAAGTCAGACAAACAACTTTTATTATTAACCATACATCATATAATTTCTGATGCTTGGTCGGCAGGTATATTTATTAAAGAAATATCCGCCCTGTATGCAGCTTTTTCTACAGGTAAACAATCACCATTACCAGAATTACCAATTCAATATGCCGACTTTGCCCTATGGCAGAGAGAATGGTTACAAGGGGAATTTTTAGAGCGTCAATTAAGTTATTGGCAACAACAATTAGAAAACGCTAATAGTAATTTAAAACTACCTAGAGATATATCCTGTAAACAAGTTAGTGCTATAGGTAAGCAACATCATTTCTCCCTACCGAGTGAATTATCTCAACAATTAACTAGTTTTAGTCAACAACAAGGAGTGACATTATTTATGACTTTGTTGACGATTTATAATACCTTACTTTATAGCTATAACCAACAGGAAGACATCTCAATAGGTTCTCCTATTGCTAATCGTAACCGCAGCGAAATAGAAGGTTTAATTGGCTTTTTTGTTAACACTTTAGTTTTACGGACAAATTTAGCTAATAATCCAACTTTTACACAATTACTACAAAGAGTAAGAACCACTGCTTTAGATGCTTATGCCCATCAAGATGTTCCTTTTGAAAAGATAGTAGCAGCTTTAAAACCAGTAAGAGATAAGGGTAAGCGATCGCCTTTATTTCAGGTTTGGTTCGTATTACAAAATGCCCCGACACCCACACTTCAATTAGCAGGATTGGATTTAAGTTTAATTGATGTGGAAACGGGGATAGTTCGTCATGATTTGAAGTTGGATTTAACTAAAACTGAGTCGGGTATTCAGGGTTTTTTTGAATATAAACAAGATTTGTTTTCAGAAGAAGTTATTGCCCACCTCACCCAGCGTTTTATCACAATTAGTAGTTTGATTGTTAGAGATTCTGAAATCAAGTTAAAGGAATTAGTAGAATGTTTGATATAAAAAGTATTAAAAGGAAATCAATAGTAATTGAGGGAGAGGATTTAATTAAGACGGAGTTGCTTAATCCCCACAAGCGATCGCCTTTAGTAATTAAGCCAAATATGGCTGGGATAAATTTAATTAATTGGGCAACTAATTATCGGGATTGGATTGATAAGAATTTATTGGAATATGGTGCTTTATTATTGCGTGATTTTGCCATAAAACCAACAACATTTGAACCATTTATAAGAGCGATCGCAGGGGAATTATTGGATTATTCTTATCGTTCTACTCCCCGTACTTTAGTTAACGGTAAAATATATACTTCTACGGAATATCCGCCGCAACAGTTTATTCCTCTACACAATGAAATGTCCTACGCTCGTTATTGGGCTAGTAAAATTTGGTTTTATTGTGTTCAACCAGCAAAAGAAGGTGGCGAAACACCAATTGCTGATAGTCGTCAAATATTTAAGCTTATTCCCACTAAAATTAGGGAAAAGTTTATTGCTAAACAAGTTATGTATGTCCGTAATTATGGGCAGGGTTTAGATTTAGATTGGCAAACAGTCTTTCAAACAGATAATAAGCAGGTGGTAGAAGATTATTGTGATCAAGTAGGAATTGATTGGCAATGGTTGAATGAAAATCACCTGAGAACTCGTCAGGTTTGTCCTGCTATTACTACCCATCCTATAACTAAAGAGGTTGTGTGGTTTAATCAAGCTCATTTATTTCATGTTTCCATGTTACCTAATAATCTTCGTGAATCCTTATTATCTTTACTTCCTTTAGATGATTTACCTCGTAATAGTTTTTATGGCGATGGTACGGTAATAGAAGATGGGGTGATTGAGGAAATAAATAATATTTATCTACAGGAAATGTTTACTTTTCCTTGGCAAGCAGGGGATATTTTAATGTTGGATAATCTCCTATTTGCCCACGGGAGAAATCCCTTTTTGGGAACAAGAAAAGTTTTAGTGGGAATGGCTTAATATTGAAGATGGAAAAATTAACTAATAACGGTTTTGCAATATCTCCTCAACAGCAGAATATTTGGTTATCCTCTACGCCAGATATCAGGCAAAAATTGCAAGTAACAGGCACAATTTTACTCTCAGGGGAATTAGATCTAGTAACTTTAGAAAAGGTTATTAAGCAGGTAATTAATAAACATGAAATATTGCGGACTAAATTATCCGCGATCGCAGCTTTGGATATTCCGATGCAAGTTATTGATCACCATGATAATTTTTCCCTAGATATTGGGGAAATAGATGATCAAGGGGAATTTAATTTAGAAGAAGGTATTTTTTATGCCCGTTTAATCAAGATAAAACCCAAGTCAAATATTCTGGCGATCGCTATATCGGCTTTTTGTGTTGATCCGATTTCTTTTGTTAATTTGGTACAAGAAATTAGTCAGGCGTATCAAAGTTATGCAGTAGATAATGATCCATTACAATATGCAGATTTAGCTGCTTGGCAAAATGAATTATTAACCACAGCACCAGCAGTTGCTAGGCAATATTGGCAAGATAAAAATAGCTTACTAAATTTTAAAGTTACTCATCCTGTGGAATTTATTCCTCAAGTAGTTAATTGTAATTTAAATAATGATCTTCTTGATCAAATCCAATTATTCGCCTCAGAAAATAACACATCCATTGCCAATATATTAATGGGTACTTGGCAACTATTATTATGGCGTTTATTTAGCAAACAAGATCTTGTCGTTGCTACTTATTTTGAGAATAGAAACTATCAAGAATTAAAATCCGTCATCGGACTATTAGCTAAATACATCCCTGTACAAATAGAATTAACCCCAGATCTAACTTTCTCCCAACTAATAAGCAAGTTAGATACAGAAATTACCCAAATAAATCAATGGCAAGAATACTATATCCCTACCCAAGATCACATATCCCCCCCCTATGGCTTTGAATTCAATCTCCTACCTGCAACCTATCAAACCCCAGATCTAACCTTTACTATCCAAAACATCTTTAACTATTGCGATCGCTATCAATTGAAATTGGGTACTTGGTATGGGCAAAACTCCCTATTAATTCAATTTTATTACAATAATTATTTATTCAGCCCCGAAGATATAAAAACCTTAACCCAACAATATCAAACATTACTAGAAAGCGCACTCAACCAGCCTGAAAATACAATTACACAATTAAATATTCTTAACCCCAAACAACAGCAACAACTACTAATAAAATTCAATCAAACCCCCAAACTCACCCCTCCCTATCCCAGTTTACATAACTGGTTTGAAGCACAGGTAAATAAAACCCCAGAGGCAACGGCGGTTATCTTTGAAGAGCAACAATTAACCTATCAACAACTAAATACCAAAGCGGAAAATCTCGCTAATTACTTAATATCCCTGGGCATAAAATCAGAAACAATTATCGCCCTGTGTGTTGAACGTTCCCTAGATATAGTAATTGGAATTATAGGTATTCTTAAAGCAGGTGCAGCCTATTTACCCATAGAACCAAGTTTACCCAATGCAGCAATTAATTTTAGATTACAAGATGCTCAAGCAGCCATAATCTTAACCCAAAAACATCTACAAACAAAAATAACTGCTGCTAATAATCAAATACCCATTATTACTCTCGATAATAATTTTAAATCATCCCCCACTCAAAAACTTTCCCCCAACCTGGCTTACATTATCTACACTTCAGGTTCAACAGGAAAACCCAAAGGTGTAGCCGTAGAACATCGTCAAATAATTAACTATCTCACTGGTGCATTAGCTAAATTGAATTTACCAGAAGCTGCAAGTTTTGCTATGGTTTCTACCTTTGCTGCGGACTTGGGTAATACATCTATGTTTGCTTGCTTGTGTACTGGTGGGTGCTTACATATTATTAGTGAGGGGAAAGCAACTGATCCTATCGCCTTGGGGGATTATTTTAGTAAGCATAAAATTGATTGTTTAAAAATAGTTCCTTCCCATCTTTGCGCCCTACTAACTGATGTAAATGCCCAAAATATATTACCCCGTCAACGTTTAATTTTAGGAGGTGAAGCAGCAACTTGGGAATTAGTAGAAAAAGTCCAGCAACTAGCACCAAATTGTCAAATATACAATCATTATGGCCCAACGGAAACTACTATTGGAGTATTGATTAATCAAATAGATCTCCAAGAAAAAAATGATAGCACTTCACCCCTATTAGGATCTCCTATAGCTAATACTCAAATTTATATCCTAGATCAACAACAATTACCTGTACCCATTGGTATTGCAGGGGAAATATATATAGGTGGTGCAAATCTCGCCAGGGGCTATATAAATCAACCCCAATTAAACAGTGAAAAGTTTATTATTAATCCTTTACTCAAACAATATAATCAAGAGCAACAATATCTTGCACCTTTAGTTTATAAGACAGGTGATTTAGGTCGATATTTACCCAGTGGTAAGATTGAATTTTTAGGCAGAATTGATCATCAAATTAAACTACATGGTTATCGCATTGAACCAGAAGAAATTACAAGCATCCTACGTAAACATCCTCAAGTAATAAATGCAGTAGTAACAGTGAGGGAAAAATCAAATAATCCCTATCTCGTTGCCTATTTGATAGCTAACTCAGAAATTACTACAGATCTTAAGGATTTCTTACGCAACAAACTCCCAGAATATATGTTGCCTTCCTTTTATGTTCAATTAAGCAGCTTTCCCCTAACATCCAACGGTAAAATTGATTTACATAGCTTACCTTTACCAGCAACAATTACCGAAGATACCTCTACCTTTATTGCCCCGCGCAACCAGATAGAAGAAACTCTAACTCAAATTTGGAGTAAACTTTTAGGCAAAGAAACAATTAGTATTGAGGATAACTTTTTTAGTTTAGGTGGCGATTCAATTATAAGTATACAAGCGATCGCTCTGGCTAATCAAGCAGGGTTAAGACTTACTCCTAAACAAATATTTGAGCATCAAACTATAGCCCAATTAGCTAAATATGCTGAAGTTAATTATAGTTATCATACTGAACAAGGTATAGTTACAGGTATAGTTCCTTTAACACCCATTCAACATAGTTTTTTTGAGCAAGATTTAGTTGCACCCCAGCAATATTGTCAGTCGGTTTTCTTGGAATTTAAAAAGGAAATTGCTCCTCAACAATTGGCAAGTGCTATTAATTATTTATTAGAACATCACGATGTATTGCGTAGTAAGTTTGGAGTAAGCGTAGCACATGGCGAAAGTGAAATTACCCCCTCCATCCCAGTTATCGAAATAACCCACTTCCCAAGCTATAAAGAGGATATAGCTACTAAAATTCAATCTAGCTTAGATTTAGCATCAGGAAAGCTGATTAAAATAGCTACTTTTAATTTAGATGCAAATCAAGGACAACTTTTATTAATTGTTATTCATCACTTATTAATTGATGGTGTTTCCTGGCGCATTCTACTCGATGATCTACAAACAGCCTTAACTCAAATCAATCAAGGTCAAACAATTCAATTACCAGCTAAAACAACTTCCTATAAATATTGGGCGCAACGTTTACAGCAATATGCCCAAACAGCAATAGTCAAGGATGAATTAAATTATTGGTTGAATTTATTAGCTTCGGCAAGAAGTTTAACGCCTTTACCTGTAGATTTTCCTAATTCCGAGGGTAGGGTGGGGGATACTGCTATGCTATCCTGTTGCTTTTCCCCAGATGAGACACAGGCTATATTGCGCAAAAATATCCCATCATATCATGCTCAATTTAATAATATCATATTAGCAGCCATAGTCAAGACCTTTTGCGACTGGACAGGAAAATCCCAATTACTAATTAATTTAGAAGGACATGGGAGAGAAGATATCTTTGCTGATGTAGATTTATCCCGTACGGTGGGATGGTTTACCACTGTATTCCCAGTGCTACTGGATCTAAAGCAAGCTTGTTGTCATCAGGAAATTATCCAAACCATCGAGGAACAAATAGAGCGAATACCCCATAAAGGTATTGGATATGGTTTACTGCGTTATCTCAACCAAGACAAGACAATATCTCAAGCTTTAGCTAATACAGCCCAAGCAGAAATTTGTTTTAACTATTTAGGACAATTCGATAACCTATTAACATCACCCTGGTTTAAATTACCCTCAGAACTAGGAAACAGTCCCCCAAATATAATAAATCAAAGTCGCTACTTATTAAATATCAATGCTTATATTATTGAGGGTCAATTAAAACTAGATTGGGTCTATAACTCGGGAAAATATCGAGAAGCAACCATAGCCAAATTAATCAAATCCTATCAAGAAATAATCAGAAACATAATAGAGACAGAAAAAACAGTAATAGGAAATACCCCTTCAGACTTTCCCCAAGCCAATCTAAATCAAGAACAATTAGACCAATTCCTAGCAACATTAGATTAATAATGAAGAAAGAAAATATAGAGGATATCTATCAACTATCACCCCTACAACAGGGCATACTATTCCACACCCTGTGTGAGGTTGAAACAGGAATTTACCTGATCCAACTTTGCTATCGCCTCCAAGGCGAACTAAATCTTAAAGCTTTTGAGCAAGCCTGGCAAAAAGTAGTAGATAGACACACCATTTTACGTACTAG
Coding sequences:
- a CDS encoding taurine catabolism dioxygenase TauD/TfdA, producing MFDIKSIKRKSIVIEGEDLIKTELLNPHKRSPLVIKPNMAGINLINWATNYRDWIDKNLLEYGALLLRDFAIKPTTFEPFIRAIAGELLDYSYRSTPRTLVNGKIYTSTEYPPQQFIPLHNEMSYARYWASKIWFYCVQPAKEGGETPIADSRQIFKLIPTKIREKFIAKQVMYVRNYGQGLDLDWQTVFQTDNKQVVEDYCDQVGIDWQWLNENHLRTRQVCPAITTHPITKEVVWFNQAHLFHVSMLPNNLRESLLSLLPLDDLPRNSFYGDGTVIEDGVIEEINNIYLQEMFTFPWQAGDILMLDNLLFAHGRNPFLGTRKVLVGMA
- a CDS encoding amino acid adenylation domain protein — translated: MEKLTNNGFAISPQQQNIWLSSTPDIRQKLQVTGTILLSGELDLVTLEKVIKQVINKHEILRTKLSAIAALDIPMQVIDHHDNFSLDIGEIDDQGEFNLEEGIFYARLIKIKPKSNILAIAISAFCVDPISFVNLVQEISQAYQSYAVDNDPLQYADLAAWQNELLTTAPAVARQYWQDKNSLLNFKVTHPVEFIPQVVNCNLNNDLLDQIQLFASENNTSIANILMGTWQLLLWRLFSKQDLVVATYFENRNYQELKSVIGLLAKYIPVQIELTPDLTFSQLISKLDTEITQINQWQEYYIPTQDHISPPYGFEFNLLPATYQTPDLTFTIQNIFNYCDRYQLKLGTWYGQNSLLIQFYYNNYLFSPEDIKTLTQQYQTLLESALNQPENTITQLNILNPKQQQQLLIKFNQTPKLTPPYPSLHNWFEAQVNKTPEATAVIFEEQQLTYQQLNTKAENLANYLISLGIKSETIIALCVERSLDIVIGIIGILKAGAAYLPIEPSLPNAAINFRLQDAQAAIILTQKHLQTKITAANNQIPIITLDNNFKSSPTQKLSPNLAYIIYTSGSTGKPKGVAVEHRQIINYLTGALAKLNLPEAASFAMVSTFAADLGNTSMFACLCTGGCLHIISEGKATDPIALGDYFSKHKIDCLKIVPSHLCALLTDVNAQNILPRQRLILGGEAATWELVEKVQQLAPNCQIYNHYGPTETTIGVLINQIDLQEKNDSTSPLLGSPIANTQIYILDQQQLPVPIGIAGEIYIGGANLARGYINQPQLNSEKFIINPLLKQYNQEQQYLAPLVYKTGDLGRYLPSGKIEFLGRIDHQIKLHGYRIEPEEITSILRKHPQVINAVVTVREKSNNPYLVAYLIANSEITTDLKDFLRNKLPEYMLPSFYVQLSSFPLTSNGKIDLHSLPLPATITEDTSTFIAPRNQIEETLTQIWSKLLGKETISIEDNFFSLGGDSIISIQAIALANQAGLRLTPKQIFEHQTIAQLAKYAEVNYSYHTEQGIVTGIVPLTPIQHSFFEQDLVAPQQYCQSVFLEFKKEIAPQQLASAINYLLEHHDVLRSKFGVSVAHGESEITPSIPVIEITHFPSYKEDIATKIQSSLDLASGKLIKIATFNLDANQGQLLLIVIHHLLIDGVSWRILLDDLQTALTQINQGQTIQLPAKTTSYKYWAQRLQQYAQTAIVKDELNYWLNLLASARSLTPLPVDFPNSEGRVGDTAMLSCCFSPDETQAILRKNIPSYHAQFNNIILAAIVKTFCDWTGKSQLLINLEGHGREDIFADVDLSRTVGWFTTVFPVLLDLKQACCHQEIIQTIEEQIERIPHKGIGYGLLRYLNQDKTISQALANTAQAEICFNYLGQFDNLLTSPWFKLPSELGNSPPNIINQSRYLLNINAYIIEGQLKLDWVYNSGKYREATIAKLIKSYQEIIRNIIETEKTVIGNTPSDFPQANLNQEQLDQFLATLD
- a CDS encoding amino acid adenylation domain-containing protein, producing MSNISERIAALSLEQRKLLELRLKQKQTLSIPAATASATFPLSSMQQGLWLANQLYPDLPLYNESSLFKLTGIVKIDTIVKSINKIVARHDILRTTFEVDGEKVTQVIKPHLDISLTIIDNIESNSTEIQNSINYYAALPFDLKELPLLRCIIFKLSQQEHLLLITMHHLISDGWSWGVFCQELAAFYQGLSLPDLAIQYGNFTLWQQQNLPNKITSQLNYWLQKLKAAPTILELATDYLRPLNPSFKGKRETFIISKSLTKQLKVLGKEAQVTTFMLLLAAFKTLLYRYTQQTDIIVGTPIANRDRLEFEGLIGCFINTLVLRSDLGGDPSFRDLLQQIKTTTLEAYQHQDLPLEELLKALKIERLPGINPLFQVMFVYQPAPLLDFTLPDLTITSLPLDNGIAKFDLTLYIEDTQDELLGFLEYSSDLFTAETITRMLANFQTLLTAIVSHPDDHISSLPLLTPAEKNKLLVEWNNTQASYPLDICLHQLFEQQVTKTPDAVAVIFETQITYTQLNQQANKLAHYLQHLGVEKDVLVGICLERSLYMVVGLLAILKAGGAYVPIDPSYPKTRRDLIILDAGLQIILTQQHLRSSLSNHTAQLICLDTEWDKDHPLSNQDSPISNSTPDSLAYVIYTSGSTGTPKGAMNTHRGICNRLQWMQETYQLTPDDAVLQKTPFSFDVSVWEFFWTLITGARLIIAVPGGHLDSRYLVKTISHHNITIIHFVPSMLQVFLEDPEIATLTSLRQVICSGEALPVSLQTKFFTQLSAKLDNLYGPTEAAIDVTYWQCQPDSNLTTVPIGRPIANTQIYILDKHLQPLPIGVTGELYIAGVGVARGYLNRPQLSCEKFIQVPGKFVSPLYKTGDLARYLSDGNIEYRGRIDNQIKLRGFRIELGEIEAVLSNYPGVREAVVIVKELSQSLIAYLVLAHPKTTIEKIRCQLKQQLPEYMIPNAFVVLEALPLTSNGKVNRLALGDLDLEVSSYLAPSTPVQEILTGIWSVILNVEGVGIEDNFFELGGHSLLATQVISQVRQIWGVEIALKEIFSAPTIAQFSLLIENARNSWQHLPIKASNRDRNIPLSFAQQRLWFLQQLEPDSIAYNGSNLILITGLLNVEALEKSINEIARRHEILRTSFIFRDNQAVQEIAEELFIPLEIIDLENLSKIEQQTAIKRIIAASSNQPFKLTQAPLFRVSLIKLKSDKQLLLLTIHHIISDAWSAGIFIKEISALYAAFSTGKQSPLPELPIQYADFALWQREWLQGEFLERQLSYWQQQLENANSNLKLPRDISCKQVSAIGKQHHFSLPSELSQQLTSFSQQQGVTLFMTLLTIYNTLLYSYNQQEDISIGSPIANRNRSEIEGLIGFFVNTLVLRTNLANNPTFTQLLQRVRTTALDAYAHQDVPFEKIVAALKPVRDKGKRSPLFQVWFVLQNAPTPTLQLAGLDLSLIDVETGIVRHDLKLDLTKTESGIQGFFEYKQDLFSEEVIAHLTQRFITISSLIVRDSEIKLKELVECLI